Proteins encoded by one window of Rattus rattus isolate New Zealand chromosome 10, Rrattus_CSIRO_v1, whole genome shotgun sequence:
- the Fcgr2a gene encoding low affinity immunoglobulin gamma Fc region receptor II-a — protein MTLETQMFQNAHSGSQWLLPPLTMLLLFAFADRQTADLPKAVVKRDPPWIQVLRDDTVTLTCEGTHNPGNSSTQWFHNQSSTWGQVQASYTFKATVNDSGEYRCRMEHTSLSDPVHLEVISDWLLLQTPQLVFLEGETITLRCHGWKSIQLTKIFFYQNGVYVSYDPYDVSYSISNANHSHSGDYYCKAYLERTVHESKPVTITVQGSATASTTSLVWFHAAFCLVMGLLFAVDTGLYFCVRRNLQTSGEDWRRSLSVGKYKAPQDK, from the exons ATGACTTTGGAGACCCAGATGTTTCAGAATGCACATTCTGGAAGCCAATGGCTACTCCCACCACTGACAATGTTGCTGCTGTTTG CTTTTGCAGACAGGCAGACTG CAGATCTTCCAAAGGCTGTGGTGAAACGTGATCCCCCATGGATCCAGGTGCTCAGGGACGACACTGTGACGCTGACGTGCGAAGGGACCCACAATCCTGGAAACTCTTCTACCCAGTGGTTCCACAACCAGAGCTCCACCTGGGGCCAGGTCCAAGCCAGCTACACGTTTAAGGCCACAGTCAATGACAGTGGAGAATACCGGTGCCGAATGGAGCACACCAGCCTCAGCGACCCCGTACATCTGGAAGTGATTTCTG ACTGGCTGCTGCTCCAGACCCCTCAACTGGTGTTTCTGGAAGGAGAAACCATCACATTGAGGTGTCACGGCTGGAAGAGCATACAGCTGACCAAGATCTTCTTCTACCAGAATGGAGTATATGTGTCATATGATCCTTATGATGTTAGCTACTCCATCTCAAACGCCAACCACAGTCACAGTGGGGACTACTACTGCAAAGCATATCTAGAAAGGACAGTACACGAGTCCAAGCCTGTCACCATCACTGTCCAAG GTTCAGCAACGGCATCCACCACCTCTCTAGTGTGGTTCCATGCCGCTTTCTGCCTAGTGATGGGCCTCCTGTTTGCGGTGGACACCGGCCTGTATTTCTGTGTACGGAGAAATCTTCAAACCTCCGGGGAGGACTGGAGGAGATCCCTGTCAGTCGGGAAGTACAAGGCTCCTCAGGACAAATGA